One Hypomesus transpacificus isolate Combined female chromosome 21, fHypTra1, whole genome shotgun sequence genomic window, CTGGTTAGAGGCAGAGTAGCTGTGGACAcgatggtttgtgtttgaatgCGGGCGTTACTCGGATTGACTTTCCCGACTCACTGAGATCAACTGAGTCCCATTCCACTTCCTCGCCGTCAGAGTTGATTAAACTGCCGAATTGattttccccttcctctctgccctcctcttcctccttctcatcctcGTTCCCTGGAGACCCGATATGAATGATGGTCTTGATGCCTTCTTCTGACCCCTGGTCTCCATGCTGATGAACGGTCCTCACATGTTGAGTCTCTGCGTCAGGgttttgtctgtctgcccctcGGTGATGGCTACCCTCCCATCGCGGCTCACTTCCTGATTGGGCGAGAGTAGGGTGagtctgcatgtgtctgtgtagtTTGGAGGACTGGGGGAACTGGAGTCTACATAAGGGGCAGGTGTGAACATACCTGGAAACAACCGACGATGATCCAGATTTGAACAAATGACTCCATTCTTTAGCCTCGTcatgttcttcctcctcttcatcatgctCAGGCTCTTCAGGACACTGTGGCTGTTCTCTCAGGTCACCATGGTAACTGATAGTGTCGTGACCTCCTGGAGAAAGTGGATCAAGTTGATCAACCATGGCAGGCCCAAGCCCAGACGCAGGCCTGCCTCTGGAGTGGATCTGCTGGTGTCTCTTCATGCTCCCCAGCTGGGAGAAGCTCCTCCCACAGTCCTCACACTGGTAGGGTTTCTCTCTGGTGTGAGCCCTCTCGTGGCGTTGCAGGGTGGAAGCCTCGGAGAAGCCTTTGCCGCACACGTCGCAGATGTGGCGTTTCTCCCCCGTGTGAGTCACCTGGTGCTTCTGCAGGGCCGACAGCCTGAAGAAGGTGTTCCCACACAAGCTGCAGCAGTGCggcctctctcctgtgtgcgTGTTCTGATGCTCTCGAAGACTGCTTCTCCTAGTGAACTTCTTGCCACATGCAGTGCAAGGGtggggtttctctcctgtgtgtgagcGCTCGTGCCTCCTCAGCGCCCCCTGGTGACTGAACCTCACGCCACAGTCTGAACAGGAGTAGGGTTTCTCCCCCGTGTGAACCTTCTTGTGTTCTTTCAGGTGCTCTTTCTGGCGGAAGTGCTTCccacatgcagggcaggggtaaggtttctctcctgtgtgggtctTCATGTGCATCTGGAGTCTGAAGAAGGATGGACACTCCCTCCCACACTCAAGGCAGCGGTGGAACTTCTTCACTGTCCGGTTCTCCGGCTGGTTTTCCTGCTGGTTCTCAGAGTAAATGTCCAACTCCTCTCCTTCAGAATTGATGAATCCCCCAACGCTATTTgtttcccctccatcctccttcccctcttctttGTCCTTAACTAATTCTTCATGTTCCATCTCCAGTGTTGTGTTGAGGTCATTGTGGGGATGCAAGAGCTCCACCAGATCCAAATCTGAGCTGATCAGAtctccttcatcctcatcatcttTATGCTTGTCTTCCTCTGCCTTCATTTCCAGTCTGGGGGCTCGAGGACCCTGTGATAGAAGAAGAAGGTAGACCACCCAAGATCAATGTCACAACACTGAGTGACATAAGatacaataaataatatatttgaAAGTTTTAAGGTAAAAAAAACTGCAACATAGCGTTTAATGACAAGACAACATAAATACATCTAGTCCAGCTCACCTTCCTGGGGTTTTGGgcatcacctccacccctgtGTCTCCTCAGGTGTTTCACCAGTTGCCCCGGGCGACAGAAGCTCTTCCCGCACTCCGCGCAGTGGTACGGTCTCTCCCCGGCATGCGATCTCTCGTGGTCCCTGTGGCCGGAGGACGTGGCAAAGCCCTTCCCGCACACAGAGCAGGAGTACGGGTTCTCCCCTGTGTGGGTGACCTTGTGATCCCTGAGGCAGGACGAGGTGGAGAACCTCCTTCCACAAACGGTGCAGCCAAACGGTCTCTCCCCAGTATGCGTGCGCTCGTGAGCCTTCAGGAGCCGCGCTTCTATGAAGCGTTTGCCACACTCGGAGCAGCCGAACGGTCTCTCCCCCAGGTGCCTCATCTCGTGTCTCCTCAAGTCCCCCACCTGAGCAAACTTGGCAGCGCAGATGGAACAGGAGTAaggtttctctccagtgtggatcctctcGTGAACCTTGAGCTGCCCTTTCTGAAGGAAGCACTTACCGCACACGGAGCAGCGATGAGGCTTCTCTCCGGAGTGCGTCATCTGGTGTCGCTTCAGCTTGTTCTGATTCACAAACTCCTTTCCACACTCTAGACAGGGGTGTGGCTTCCTGGAAGAGGGGTGTGGCTTCCTGGCACCGTGGTGTTGCTTCCTGCCACAGCCCTCCACCTCAGAGAGGAAGTGGGAGACGCTGTCTACGTGAGAAACAGGAAACACTTAAAGGCACAGCGACACATCACATTCACCATCAAATCACAATTCATTGAACAGACGCTTTAAACCAAAGCCACATTCAAATAACGCACAGGGTCCGAAGTGCGTAGCTCTAATAGAGTCAAGAAATAAGGGTATTTTACCAGGCATGGTGCAAAATAACACCAAAAAGAAATTGTCTTGTTTAAAACAAACCTTCATGACCTGAGAGTACTTACCAAAACGtggctcctcttcttcttcacaGGCGTGCAGCTCACTGTTCTTTCCAGGAGGAACTTGTGAATGTCTCTGAGCTTTCATAGACAGGGCTCCCTCTTCAGGTTGCGCTTGTTCATGCCTTCTCATGTCTGACGAGTTACAGAACTCCTTGTCGCAGTAGGGGCAGCCGTAATGCTTGGTCCCTGTGTGAGTCTGCTGGTGATCCTCCCAAGCCTCCAACTTAGTGAAGGTCTTCCCACACTTGGCGTAATGGTGCAGTTTGTCCTCTgaatctctcttctcctgcacCTCCCCCTGTTCTACTTGAACAGTCAGCACCTCTAATTCATCATCGCACTTAAAAACGGCACAGTTAGTGTCCTCGTCGTTGTGTTCTGTGTTCCAAGACTCAGTTGGATCATCTTTAGTATCTTCGTCTTGCACACAAAGTCTTTGGAGTTTCAACCTAATTTGGCAGCGACTGCGACGACCACACGTAACAaccacacttcctgtctgggagACCCGCttcccacttcctgtctgggagACCCGCTTCCCACTTCCTGTGAGGGTTTCCACTTCCTGTGGGGGGCAGCGGCAGGGTGTCTCTCCTgagtctctcctctggtctccttcCAGCCTGGCAGCTCTAAAGGTGCCGTCTTCCCACTCCTCCCCAGAGTCCATGATTCTTAGAATGTCCCccagtttgttgttgttttccaaAGCATGGCATCTACCCCCAGCTCTGGTTGCTGTGGTTACAGGCCAGTTTGGCTCAGGGCAGAGACCACTGTGTACTCCTGCATTCCAACAGAGAACAGCATAACAGATGTGATAAAGCGCTACACGTACGTATATATGTGACGTGAAAGTCAGATTAATCGAATGCCAGCATACTACACTACATAGAACATACTTAgaaccaaggccgtagccatggaatcaacattgggggggacgattttttaaaataatttcggacagcgtgcgtggttgcctgtcgtagcgtagcacattaatatttttatatcaatatattgatataatttGGGGAcattgaccagatttgaatattgggggggatgtgtcccccccaatatgtattatgattacggccttgcttAGAACATACAGAACAACCAACACATAAATATGTATTGAAACAAACTACAATGAAGAAGTACACCAGAATCCAAAATGTTTTTCGCAAAGCAAATCTTTTTCTCATAAACCACATGACCCGGGAATTCAGACTTATTAACTTTCAATATAACTCTATCCAATTAGATTCCCAACTAGGTCACGGTGACATCACTTAACAGTCCCCAACCTATTAAATGGGCTAAACTCTTAGGCATTTAACACAACAATGATCAAACCACGAACACAACATAAAGACAATTAGAGGACAAGAACATGAACACTCCCACAGACCGTATGATAATCCCCACGGACTGTCAGCCAATAGCGTGACCGTCTCCTGTCCCTAAATTCCGGATAGCGACTGCGACTGATTTAAGACCAGGGAGACGTGGATACAAAACCAGCAAGCTACTCCATGCAAATGTTTAACTGCATCCAACATTGTCTGACATCAGCTAGTTTGCAACATACTAGTGCTAGCGTTAGCAAGTTTACAAGCCTTGCCAACAACGTTGGTCTAACTGACCAGTGACATAGGTGCTGGTTCAATCTTTAGTAAAAATCCGCAGAACATAAACTGACAAATATGTCATTTAAGTCTAATaacatcaataaaataaaatagtgtCAAACCTCTCTGGCTAAGCAAAATCCTACTGTTTCTATTCTTCTCACTAACCTGGGTAGACAAAACTGGTTGATGGCAGACAGTAAGATGAGAACTCTTTGATCAAGAATGATTAACGTCTATTGTCATACTTGGAATCCATAAATGTACGTgctattaatatattttttttataaaaatgacAGTACGCGGTCATAAAATGGTACGTATGCACCGACTGCTAACGGAAAAGTAATTCACTACTTCTGTCTGAATGCGCAGATGCTGACGACAGAACAATGTATTACTGCGATGTATAAACTAGGGCAGCCCGACGAGGCGGAGTTTGTGTTCACTTGCTACTTGCTGCTTGTAAACAGGCAAACCCCATTCACCTAGGTTACAAAGTGACCGAAAATGTATTACAAAACGTAAAAGAGGAAAGCCAAAAGTCAAAAACCGGAGCTTTCTGACCTCATCTTAATCTTAAGCGTGTATGAAATTATAGTTTCATTTATGTCGATGAGTTGATCTCACCAATCATGTTACTTTACATGTTGAGTGTAGCCAATGAGGAGCGGGACAGCATACCGGGTGGCGTGCGAGTTTTGTTATACTGGGTTCGGGAGCTAGCTGCTAGCTAACCTGCAAGTCCTGCGAAAGTTGATGCAGGACAAGAATGATGAACATCCCAGCTATCGACCACAACTGAACTTGGAGTAAGTAGCGGGACATTTATCTCTCCTGACGCTGTGATATGATCTTCCAGAAATGTTGACTACCTTTCTTCGTCAGGCAAGATTAACTGAATTAGCTAGTGCTAGCAAAGTTGTAGGGGCACCCCCTGCTAAAGCCAGGCATAACGTCACGacttcagctagctagctgcagtTTATCAACACAACGATGTTATAGTCTGTCATATAACTAATTGCTATGTACACATACGAAGCGATTATTGACAATTAAAACATTTCTGGATATTCCTTGAGTTGTTGAAGTGTAGGTCAAGAGACAGTGTCATGTGTCATTATTTTGGACGTTCGCCTGTACAAATTGTGGACGTACTtcctagttagctagctagctactagctgACTAGAATGAGCCAGTTAGCCAACAATTCTTTAagtggctagctagctgttgTAATTGAAACAACAGTAAAGATGAGACTCGTTAACGCTCGTTATTACCCTTGGTGTCATCTTAAAACAAATTGTAATAGGTTGTCGACATTTTGTTGTAGTTGGCATACAGATGGGATACGGAGTCCATAGGTCAGAGATAGCGCCCGGCCCAGTGTACACCCGTGCGTGCCCTGCAGTGAACGTACAGGTTGTGCTATGGACTGAACTGAATGTCGTATGATGTCAGAGCGTTTATGCAATACAGGCTcgatctatctctctgtctcttactctctctctccccccatatctgtccctcttcctccccctccaggccTCAGATGGACTCATCCCAGATGAGAGAGGACGTAAGCGGTGCAGAGGGAACAGGGGTCTTTACCGACCCCGtggctccctcccccctccccctcgcctcCCCCCACCTGGCCCTCTCAGAGCGCGAGTTGTCGTGCCACTGTTGCTATGACATCCTGGTGAACCCCACCACGCTGACGTGTGGGCACAGCTTCTGCCGCCACTGCCTGGCGCTGTGGTGGGACTCCTCCCACAAGACAGAGTGCCCCGAGTGCAGAGAGAAGTGGGAGGGCTTCCCCAAAATCAACATCCTGTTGAGGTAGGTCAACTTCCTGCTGCTGGGTTGGGTCGTGcttgtgtagccggtgtgtgtggtgaaactcactcctcaagtatgtaaaagGCCACCCGCGCCAACGAATTGCTAGATTTTcgttggtggtgatggtggcgcttgggaagtcagaggtggtgagtttgaCTCCCTGTGGGAGCGGACGgatgcccgtatacctctgacggaacttgcaagaccacgtctgttacacttgCTCACGGAGGACTCCTCTCCTGCTAGCTGGGGGCGTGGTTACTTGGCGTCTGAGGCTCATTAATACAGACCCGTTCCTTGACTGACCGTTGAAACAC contains:
- the LOC124483747 gene encoding zinc finger protein 436-like — encoded protein: MKAEEDKHKDDEDEGDLISSDLDLVELLHPHNDLNTTLEMEHEELVKDKEEGKEDGGETNSVGGFINSEGEELDIYSENQQENQPENRTVKKFHRCLECGRECPSFFRLQMHMKTHTGEKPYPCPACGKHFRQKEHLKEHKKVHTGEKPYSCSDCGVRFSHQGALRRHERSHTGEKPHPCTACGKKFTRRSSLREHQNTHTGERPHCCSLCGNTFFRLSALQKHQVTHTGEKRHICDVCGKGFSEASTLQRHERAHTREKPYQCEDCGRSFSQLGSMKRHQQIHSRGRPASGLGPAMVDQLDPLSPGGHDTISYHGDLREQPQCPEEPEHDEEEEEHDEAKEWSHLFKSGSSSVVSRYVHTCPLCRLQFPQSSKLHRHMQTHPTLAQSGSEPRWEGSHHRGADRQNPDAETQHVRTVHQHGDQGSEEGIKTIIHIGSPGNEDEKEEEEGREEGENQFGSLINSDGEEVEWDSVDLSQSVSFSTAVRENQPLSPPMQRLRSSLLQRTSGSHCPVCGLDCRKPSTLQIHLRIHSGEKPYQCTLCG
- the LOC124483414 gene encoding zinc finger protein 572-like isoform X2, with translation MDSGEEWEDGTFRAARLEGDQRRDSGETPCRCPPQEVETLTGSGKRVSQTGSGKRVSQTGSVVVTCGRRSRCQIRLKLQRLCVQDEDTKDDPTESWNTEHNDEDTNCAVFKCDDELEVLTVQVEQGEVQEKRDSEDKLHHYAKCGKTFTKLEAWEDHQQTHTGTKHYGCPYCDKEFCNSSDMRRHEQAQPEEGALSMKAQRHSQVPPGKNSELHACEEEEEPRFDSVSHFLSEVEGCGRKQHHGARKPHPSSRKPHPCLECGKEFVNQNKLKRHQMTHSGEKPHRCSVCGGGLEETRDEAPGGETVRLLRVWQTLHRSAAPEGSRAHAYWGETVWLHRLWKEVLHLVLPQGSQGHPHRGEPVLLLCVREGLCHVLRPQGPREIACRGETVPLRGVREELLSPGATGETPEETQGWR
- the LOC124483414 gene encoding zinc finger protein Xfin-like isoform X1 translates to MDSGEEWEDGTFRAARLEGDQRRDSGETPCRCPPQEVETLTGSGKRVSQTGSGKRVSQTGSVVVTCGRRSRCQIRLKLQRLCVQDEDTKDDPTESWNTEHNDEDTNCAVFKCDDELEVLTVQVEQGEVQEKRDSEDKLHHYAKCGKTFTKLEAWEDHQQTHTGTKHYGCPYCDKEFCNSSDMRRHEQAQPEEGALSMKAQRHSQVPPGKNSELHACEEEEEPRFDSVSHFLSEVEGCGRKQHHGARKPHPSSRKPHPCLECGKEFVNQNKLKRHQMTHSGEKPHRCSVCVCSGGGLEETRDEAPGGETVRLLRVWQTLHRSAAPEGSRAHAYWGETVWLHRLWKEVLHLVLPQGSQGHPHRGEPVLLLCVREGLCHVLRPQGPREIACRGETVPLRGVREELLSPGATGETPEETQGWR